A genomic stretch from Desulfotignum balticum DSM 7044 includes:
- the rpsI gene encoding 30S ribosomal protein S9, which translates to MESGNVFYATGKRKKSIAKIWLLPGTGKMTVNDRDLDEYFDIGVNRDALAAPLSLTQMDDAFDVRIRVMGGGQTGQAGAVRQGLSKALVQVDPELRGVLKNAGFLTRDSRQKERKKYGQKGARASFQFSKR; encoded by the coding sequence ATGGAAAGTGGAAACGTGTTTTACGCGACAGGAAAACGGAAAAAGTCCATAGCCAAAATCTGGCTGTTACCGGGTACCGGAAAAATGACGGTGAATGACCGGGATCTGGATGAGTATTTTGATATCGGAGTTAACCGGGATGCGCTGGCAGCCCCCCTTTCACTGACACAGATGGATGATGCCTTTGATGTGCGTATCCGTGTGATGGGCGGCGGGCAGACCGGTCAGGCCGGTGCGGTCCGTCAGGGATTGTCCAAGGCCCTGGTGCAGGTGGACCCGGAACTGCGGGGCGTGCTCAAGAACGCCGGATTTCTGACCCGGGATTCCCGTCAGAAAGAACGGAAAAAATATGGTCAAAAAGGGGCCAGAGCCAGTTTCCAGTTTTCCAAAAGATAA
- the rplM gene encoding 50S ribosomal protein L13 gives MKKYTYSAKRADNQENWCVIDAADQVLGRLASQVAYRIRGKHNPLYTPHVDTGDWVVVINADKIRLTGNKLDQKNYYRHSGYVGSLKSQTAREMLEKNPEEVLKKAVQGMLPKNRLGRKLNKKLFVYAGDQHPHAAQKPEPVEIKG, from the coding sequence AAATATACATACAGTGCCAAAAGAGCGGATAACCAGGAAAACTGGTGTGTGATCGATGCAGCGGACCAGGTGTTGGGCCGGCTGGCATCCCAGGTGGCCTACCGGATTCGGGGCAAGCATAATCCCTTGTATACCCCCCATGTGGATACCGGAGACTGGGTGGTGGTAATTAATGCGGACAAAATCCGTCTGACCGGCAACAAACTGGATCAGAAAAATTACTATCGTCATTCCGGGTATGTGGGAAGTCTGAAATCCCAGACAGCCAGGGAAATGCTGGAAAAGAACCCGGAAGAGGTCCTTAAAAAAGCGGTTCAGGGCATGCTGCCTAAAAACCGGCTGGGCAGAAAACTGAACAAAAAATTGTTCGTGTATGCCGGCGATCAGCATCCCCATGCGGCCCAAAAACCGGAACCCGTTGAAATTAAAGGATAA